From Halomarina ordinaria:
GACTTGAAAATAGAACTCGGTGACAGTCAAAAAATACGTACGACACCGGAGCTAGCAGAGCGTTATTGAGTGAACCCTACCGCTCCCGGTCAACACTCTGACGGTTCTTTCATTCTTCGTCCGGACACTATCTTTAAAAAATAAACTTTTGCGCCTCGGTCGTCGGCTCCGACGGCCCCGGAGGAGGAACGCGCTGGCGGCCGGTAGAGCGGGTTCCGACGAACGACGGGTGTGGTGACGCCGCGTCGCGCCGCGGGAACCGACCTCCGACCCCGACCGTCAGGGCGTTCGGACGGCCGTTCGTACTCGATTCCTGTCAGTTATCCCCGTACCCTTCACTCGGTACGGGGGTCGACTGCGGGGCCGACGGACGTCGCTCCGCGCTCACCGACCGCGCTCCAGTCGGCCGGCGACCGACTCGGGGAGACCCGCCCGGCGGACGTCCCTCCTCACTCGGTCGACGTCGTAGGTCACCCGCCGGAGGTCCACCCGCTCGCGGTCGAGGTCGAGGACGGCGTAGGCGGCCCGGGGGTCGCCGTCACGGGGCTGGCCGACGCTCCCCGGGTTGACCACGACGCCCTCGGGGAAGCGACGTACCCCCTGGACGTGGGTGTGGCCGGTCACCAGCACGCGCTCCTCGCCCAGCAGGGCCGCGGA
This genomic window contains:
- a CDS encoding metallophosphoesterase family protein encodes the protein MRVGLLADVHHDRVLAAGATFESAAAGAGLDHARAVLNRSHVEWLGALPATLRAFDGRVRVVHGHPDDPDRYVYPDLFSAALLGEERVLVTGHTHVQGVRRFPEGVVVNPGSVGQPRDGDPRAAYAVLDLDRERVDLRRVTYDVDRVRRDVRRAGLPESVAGRLERGR